Proteins found in one Amycolatopsis umgeniensis genomic segment:
- a CDS encoding TetR family transcriptional regulator C-terminal domain-containing protein, producing the protein MDSSAEERQLERDQEIARTRILDAAARVIGECGFARLKIGMICARTGYHSAVVHQLFGSKETLVQRLVEFAAEKFADAFSAAVATRTGGLTPSPMDMLRALLDIFFELLTDMPPLNRAFVVLWTDATVGDPAVRSAMTEADRRYRFAIAQTVAAGIADGSISGVRDPDAYAAALVGQLRGIAVAVIIDPGGIDLRAVRAEMEYAVDRLG; encoded by the coding sequence GTGGACTCGTCTGCGGAGGAGCGCCAGCTCGAGCGCGACCAGGAGATCGCAAGGACTCGGATCCTCGACGCCGCCGCCCGCGTGATCGGCGAGTGCGGATTCGCCCGGCTCAAGATCGGCATGATCTGTGCCAGGACCGGCTACCACAGCGCTGTCGTCCACCAGCTGTTCGGCTCCAAGGAGACGCTGGTGCAGCGGCTCGTCGAGTTCGCGGCGGAGAAGTTCGCCGACGCCTTCAGCGCCGCCGTCGCCACCCGGACGGGTGGGCTGACCCCCAGCCCGATGGACATGCTGCGCGCGCTGCTGGACATTTTCTTCGAGCTGCTCACCGACATGCCGCCGCTGAACCGGGCGTTCGTGGTGCTGTGGACGGACGCGACCGTCGGCGATCCGGCGGTGCGGTCGGCGATGACCGAGGCCGACCGCCGGTACCGGTTCGCCATCGCGCAGACCGTCGCCGCCGGGATCGCGGACGGCTCCATCTCGGGCGTCCGTGACCCCGACGCGTACGCGGCGGCACTGGTGGGGCAACTGCGGGGGATCGCGGTGGCCGTGATCATCGATCCCGGCGGAATCGATCTGCGAGCGGTCCGCGCGGAGATGGAATACGCCGTGGACAGGCTCGGCTAA
- a CDS encoding cellulose binding domain-containing protein, producing MAKRIWIQAVGLAAAAATAGAVLVIAPASAAGGVGAAFSKGSDWGSGWEGKYTISNNSGSSLPTWTVEFDLPAGHSIASLWDGSYSASGQHVTVKNSWNGNLGNGGSTSFGFNVKYSGSYVAPANCKINGGSCDPGGGGPTTTPTTTTSSPTTTTSTSNPPTTTTSNPPLPGGRGAPYLYMGWGSPPNPQTVMNATGIKWFTMAFILSSGGCNPAWDGSRPLQGGVDANAIAQIKAAGGQIVPSFGGWSGNKLGPNCSTPEALAGAYQKVIDAYGLKAIDIDIENTDEFENATVQDRVLNALKIVKANNPGIQTILTFGTTTSGPNSWGNRLIDQSKALNAGVDVYTIMPFDFGGGADMYGNTIKAANGLRDKLKSTFGWNDATAYSHLGISGMNGLSDQQELTSLDAWTKITNWSKTNKTARLAFWSANRDRPCPGGGVAENCSGIAQNDWDFTRITAGF from the coding sequence GTGGCTAAGCGGATTTGGATCCAGGCCGTCGGCCTGGCCGCCGCTGCCGCAACGGCCGGCGCGGTCCTCGTGATCGCGCCGGCCTCCGCGGCCGGCGGCGTCGGCGCCGCCTTCAGCAAGGGTTCCGATTGGGGCTCCGGCTGGGAAGGCAAATACACGATCAGCAACAACTCGGGATCGAGCCTTCCCACGTGGACGGTCGAATTCGACCTCCCCGCGGGACATTCGATCGCTTCGCTGTGGGACGGCAGTTATTCGGCCTCCGGCCAGCACGTGACGGTGAAGAACAGCTGGAACGGCAACCTCGGCAACGGGGGCAGCACCAGTTTCGGGTTCAACGTCAAGTACTCCGGGAGTTATGTCGCCCCGGCGAACTGCAAGATCAACGGCGGCTCGTGCGATCCGGGCGGCGGCGGTCCCACCACGACGCCGACCACGACCACCTCCTCGCCGACGACCACCACGTCGACGTCGAACCCGCCCACGACGACCACGAGCAACCCGCCGCTGCCCGGCGGCCGTGGCGCGCCGTATCTGTACATGGGCTGGGGCAGCCCGCCGAACCCGCAGACGGTCATGAACGCGACCGGGATCAAGTGGTTCACGATGGCGTTCATCCTGTCGTCCGGTGGGTGCAACCCCGCTTGGGACGGCAGCCGCCCGCTGCAGGGTGGCGTCGACGCGAACGCGATCGCGCAGATCAAGGCCGCGGGCGGGCAGATCGTGCCGTCCTTCGGCGGGTGGAGCGGCAACAAGCTCGGCCCGAACTGCTCGACGCCGGAAGCGCTCGCCGGGGCCTACCAGAAGGTGATCGACGCCTACGGTCTCAAGGCGATCGACATCGACATCGAGAACACCGACGAGTTCGAGAACGCGACCGTGCAGGATCGTGTCCTGAACGCGCTGAAGATCGTGAAGGCGAACAACCCCGGTATCCAGACCATCCTCACCTTCGGCACGACGACCAGCGGCCCGAACTCCTGGGGCAACCGGCTCATCGACCAGTCGAAGGCGCTGAACGCCGGTGTCGACGTCTACACGATCATGCCGTTCGACTTCGGTGGCGGCGCGGACATGTACGGGAACACCATCAAGGCCGCGAACGGCCTGCGGGACAAGCTGAAGTCGACGTTCGGCTGGAACGACGCCACGGCGTACAGCCACCTGGGCATCAGCGGGATGAACGGCCTTTCGGACCAGCAGGAACTGACGAGTCTCGACGCCTGGACCAAGATCACCAACTGGTCCAAGACGAACAAGACCGCCAGGCTCGCGTTCTGGTCGGCCAACCGTGACCGCCCCTGCCCCGGTGGCGGTGTCGCCGAGAACTGCAGTGGCATCGCACAGAACGACTGGGACTTCACGCGGATCACCGCGGGCTTCTGA
- a CDS encoding RpiB/LacA/LacB family sugar-phosphate isomerase has translation MKIAFAADDRNATTDAVQAFLAEAGHEVIRPATSVLWPELGAAVGKAVADGEADFGVVMCWTGTGTAIAANKVPGVRAALAWDTWIAAGARKWNDANVLALSLKRLSPDVAVEITEVFLSGIAPDEDESANIARLGEMDEPRR, from the coding sequence ATGAAGATCGCCTTCGCGGCCGACGACCGGAACGCCACCACGGACGCCGTCCAGGCGTTCCTCGCCGAGGCCGGTCACGAGGTGATCCGCCCGGCGACGTCGGTGCTCTGGCCCGAACTCGGGGCGGCTGTCGGCAAGGCGGTCGCCGACGGCGAGGCCGACTTCGGCGTGGTCATGTGCTGGACCGGGACGGGCACGGCCATCGCGGCCAACAAGGTCCCCGGCGTGCGGGCGGCGCTGGCCTGGGACACCTGGATCGCCGCGGGCGCGCGCAAGTGGAACGACGCCAACGTGCTGGCACTGAGCCTCAAGCGGCTCTCCCCCGACGTGGCCGTCGAAATCACCGAGGTGTTCCTTTCCGGCATCGCGCCGGACGAGGACGAATCGGCGAATATCGCCCGGCTGGGCGAAATGGACGAACCTCGCCGCTAA
- a CDS encoding medium chain dehydrogenase/reductase family protein, with translation MNTLTEVVLPGKVEPEGLELRERPLPTPGPGQVLIAMEATGVSFAEQQMRRGKYYDQPPFPFVPGYDLVGTVLAIGAGVDGALAGRRIAALTKVGSWASHVVLDAADVVPVPDGLGAEEAETAVVNGITAWQMLHRKAKVRAGQTILVHGANGGVGSLLVQLATQAGVQVIGTASKRHHEALRRLGVMPIDYRTEDISARVRELAPEGVDAVFDHVGGASVPASWKLLARGGTLVSYGSAATRDDEGSKQLPVLKILARVMLWNSLPNGRSAYFFNVWAGRSFAKNRFRARLRADLTQVFAALKDGTITAQVAARLPLSRVAEAMRLAESGTVAGKVVLTP, from the coding sequence ATGAACACGCTGACCGAGGTGGTACTGCCGGGCAAGGTCGAGCCGGAAGGCCTGGAGCTGCGGGAACGCCCGCTTCCCACGCCCGGCCCCGGCCAGGTCCTGATCGCGATGGAGGCGACCGGGGTCTCGTTCGCCGAACAGCAGATGCGCCGCGGCAAGTACTACGACCAGCCGCCGTTCCCCTTCGTGCCCGGCTACGACCTGGTCGGCACGGTGCTGGCCATCGGCGCCGGGGTCGACGGCGCGCTCGCCGGCCGCCGGATCGCCGCGCTGACGAAGGTCGGGAGCTGGGCCAGCCACGTGGTCCTCGACGCCGCCGACGTCGTGCCCGTCCCGGACGGACTCGGTGCCGAGGAGGCCGAGACAGCGGTGGTCAACGGAATCACCGCCTGGCAGATGCTGCACCGGAAGGCCAAGGTGCGCGCCGGGCAGACGATCCTGGTCCACGGCGCGAACGGCGGGGTCGGTTCGCTGCTGGTCCAGCTCGCCACTCAGGCGGGGGTCCAGGTGATCGGCACGGCGTCGAAGCGGCATCACGAAGCGTTGCGGCGCTTGGGAGTCATGCCGATCGACTACCGCACCGAGGACATCTCCGCCCGCGTCCGCGAGCTCGCACCCGAGGGTGTCGATGCCGTGTTCGACCACGTCGGCGGCGCCAGCGTGCCCGCGTCGTGGAAGCTGCTCGCCCGCGGCGGCACGCTCGTTTCCTACGGCAGCGCCGCGACCCGCGACGACGAGGGCTCCAAGCAGTTGCCCGTGCTCAAGATCCTCGCCCGCGTGATGCTGTGGAACAGCCTGCCCAACGGCCGCAGCGCGTACTTCTTCAACGTCTGGGCGGGGCGGTCCTTCGCCAAGAACCGGTTCCGCGCCCGCCTGCGCGCCGATCTCACCCAGGTCTTCGCCGCGTTGAAGGACGGCACGATCACGGCACAGGTCGCGGCGCGGCTGCCGCTGAGCCGGGTCGCGGAAGCGATGCGGCTGGCCGAATCCGGGACGGTCGCGGGCAAGGTGGTGCTCACGCCGTAA
- a CDS encoding bile acid:sodium symporter family protein — MGSAMFSILLPIALALVMFGLGLTLTVGDFTRVLKYPKAAVIALVCQMIVLPAICVGLIVVFGLEGVLAVGMMLLVASPGGTSANLFSHLAGGDVALNVTLTAINSVLAVFTLPLVVGVSMASFLDGGASVGLQPAKFVQVFAIVLIPVVIGMAVRSRFTDWAERMRKPVKIGSAVVLVLVIGAAIAQEFQTLVDNIGTLGPVALALSVLSLAIGYYVPRLFRVDRGQAIASAMEIGVHNATLAIAVAISVLGDKAMAVPAGIYGVLMFFPAGIAAVLLSRTRERAPVS, encoded by the coding sequence ATGGGTTCGGCGATGTTCTCGATCCTCCTGCCGATCGCGCTGGCGCTCGTCATGTTCGGGCTGGGGCTGACCCTGACCGTCGGCGACTTCACGCGGGTGCTGAAGTACCCGAAGGCGGCCGTCATCGCGCTGGTGTGCCAGATGATCGTGCTGCCCGCCATCTGCGTCGGCCTCATCGTGGTGTTCGGCCTCGAGGGGGTGCTCGCGGTCGGGATGATGCTGCTCGTCGCCTCACCCGGCGGGACGTCGGCGAACCTGTTCAGTCACCTCGCCGGCGGCGACGTCGCCCTCAACGTCACGCTCACGGCGATCAACTCCGTGCTGGCCGTGTTCACCCTGCCGCTGGTGGTCGGCGTGTCGATGGCGTCGTTCCTCGACGGCGGTGCCTCTGTCGGGCTCCAGCCCGCGAAGTTCGTGCAGGTGTTCGCGATCGTGCTGATCCCGGTCGTGATCGGGATGGCGGTACGGAGCCGGTTCACCGACTGGGCGGAGCGGATGCGCAAACCGGTCAAGATCGGCTCGGCCGTGGTGCTCGTGCTGGTGATCGGGGCCGCGATCGCGCAGGAGTTCCAGACCCTGGTCGACAACATCGGGACGCTCGGGCCGGTGGCGCTGGCGCTTTCCGTGCTCAGCCTCGCGATCGGGTACTACGTGCCGCGTCTGTTCCGGGTGGACCGCGGGCAGGCGATCGCGTCCGCGATGGAGATCGGCGTGCACAACGCCACCCTCGCGATCGCCGTGGCGATCTCGGTGCTCGGCGACAAGGCGATGGCCGTACCCGCCGGGATCTACGGTGTGCTGATGTTCTTCCCCGCGGGGATCGCGGCGGTCCTGTTGTCCCGCACCCGGGAGCGCGCGCCGGTCTCGTGA
- a CDS encoding branched-chain amino acid ABC transporter substrate-binding protein produces MTARSERIRPPRPTWSKWLTASGGALLLIAALVVVFVVVPAIDEAARSCGDGVEKRGEHAECVGVTDGSYVFSADLSDVEGRIRTENESVARSGKPSVTIAVLLPMTLVENDILSAEWVRHQIQGAYIAQRRANTTGSWGSLPLIRLLLANPGSRLNHWEPVVDDLIGRVDRERLVAVTGVGLSLGSARSAIERLSQHKIPVVASPVAADEFSEIPGFMRVSPTSSTYGTAAAGYVRPNARTATLVQDINPGDLYPKTLAVAFADKFADDTHRIVGRTEVYDSGLPGIENTFLQMMPNICGNEAEVVYFAGRENHLASFVAELAQRPCLDRPITVLTGDLALVGPPSPEMRRGLESKVTVLGPGLAHPRAWTTEPSVFNPAAVASFQEDGCTECFRAVFPKERLDDGIAILSHDAILTVVWAIRGIPRTTPAQVTAQDVLQAKNRLHGKLAVPGASGMISFDDRGDPVNKTVPILRVRVNDTPEYVQLSAPAN; encoded by the coding sequence ATGACCGCACGGAGCGAGCGGATCAGACCGCCACGGCCGACGTGGTCGAAATGGCTGACGGCGAGCGGAGGGGCGCTCCTGCTCATCGCCGCGCTCGTGGTCGTGTTCGTCGTCGTCCCGGCGATCGACGAGGCCGCGCGCAGCTGCGGCGATGGCGTGGAGAAGCGCGGCGAACACGCCGAATGCGTCGGTGTCACGGACGGCAGCTACGTGTTCTCGGCGGACCTGTCCGATGTGGAGGGACGCATCCGCACGGAGAACGAGTCCGTCGCCCGCTCGGGCAAACCCTCCGTGACCATCGCGGTCCTGCTGCCGATGACCTTGGTGGAGAACGACATCCTGTCCGCCGAGTGGGTGCGCCACCAGATCCAGGGCGCCTACATCGCGCAGCGCAGGGCGAACACCACCGGCTCCTGGGGCAGCCTCCCGCTGATCCGGTTGCTGCTGGCCAACCCGGGCAGCAGGCTGAACCACTGGGAACCCGTGGTGGACGACCTCATCGGGCGGGTGGACCGCGAACGCCTCGTCGCCGTCACCGGCGTCGGGCTGAGCCTCGGCTCGGCACGCAGCGCCATCGAACGGCTGTCCCAGCACAAGATCCCGGTCGTCGCCTCACCCGTGGCCGCCGACGAGTTCTCCGAAATCCCCGGTTTCATGCGGGTGTCCCCGACGAGTTCCACCTACGGCACGGCCGCGGCGGGCTACGTCCGCCCGAACGCGCGCACCGCGACCCTCGTGCAGGACATCAACCCCGGCGACCTGTACCCGAAGACGCTCGCGGTGGCCTTCGCCGACAAGTTCGCGGACGACACCCACCGGATCGTCGGCCGCACCGAGGTGTACGACTCCGGTCTGCCGGGGATCGAGAACACGTTCCTGCAGATGATGCCGAACATCTGCGGCAACGAGGCGGAAGTGGTGTACTTCGCGGGCCGCGAAAACCATCTCGCCTCGTTCGTGGCGGAACTGGCGCAACGCCCGTGTCTCGACCGGCCCATCACGGTACTGACCGGCGACCTCGCGCTGGTCGGCCCGCCGAGCCCGGAAATGCGCCGGGGACTGGAATCCAAGGTGACCGTGCTGGGCCCCGGTCTCGCCCATCCCCGCGCCTGGACGACCGAACCGTCGGTGTTCAACCCCGCGGCCGTCGCGAGCTTCCAGGAGGACGGCTGCACCGAATGTTTCCGCGCGGTGTTCCCGAAAGAGCGGCTGGACGACGGAATCGCCATCCTCTCGCACGACGCGATCCTCACCGTGGTGTGGGCGATCCGCGGCATCCCGAGGACGACACCCGCCCAGGTGACCGCGCAGGACGTGCTCCAGGCCAAGAACCGCCTGCACGGCAAGCTGGCGGTCCCCGGCGCGAGCGGCATGATCTCATTCGACGACCGGGGCGATCCGGTGAACAAGACGGTGCCGATCCTGCGGGTGCGCGTGAACGACACACCGGAGTACGTCCAGCTCTCCGCTCCGGCGAACTGA
- a CDS encoding sigma-70 family RNA polymerase sigma factor, which yields MAVAEAVRPVYVPRPGEPDGETIRAAISGDQRAVGTLLTLLRPIVFRYCAGRLGGTTRGISNAEDCAQEVLMAVLVALPRYSYQDNSFLPYVFGIASHKVADVRRNLARDPSAPVPDPEPEQDGPWNPTFEEVEKADRGRRLSRLFKVLSAKQRDVLVLRVILGFSAEETAVALGMASAGAVRVTQHRALNELRRVLRDDPGFADGLTIF from the coding sequence ATGGCCGTGGCCGAAGCCGTGCGCCCCGTCTACGTGCCCCGGCCCGGAGAGCCGGACGGCGAAACGATCCGCGCGGCGATCAGCGGCGACCAGCGGGCTGTCGGGACCCTGCTGACGCTTCTCCGGCCGATCGTGTTCCGGTACTGCGCGGGCAGGCTGGGCGGAACGACACGTGGCATCTCCAACGCCGAGGACTGCGCGCAGGAGGTCCTGATGGCCGTCCTGGTCGCGCTACCGCGCTACAGCTACCAGGACAACAGCTTCCTGCCGTACGTCTTCGGGATCGCCTCGCACAAGGTGGCCGACGTCCGCCGGAACCTCGCCCGCGACCCGTCCGCGCCGGTCCCCGATCCGGAGCCCGAACAGGACGGCCCGTGGAACCCGACGTTCGAAGAGGTCGAGAAGGCGGATCGCGGCCGCAGATTGTCCCGGCTTTTCAAGGTCCTTTCGGCGAAGCAGCGAGACGTTCTGGTGCTGCGCGTGATCCTCGGATTCAGCGCCGAGGAGACCGCCGTCGCACTGGGCATGGCGAGCGCGGGCGCTGTCCGCGTCACCCAGCACCGGGCGCTCAACGAACTGCGCCGGGTGCTGCGCGACGACCCCGGGTTCGCCGACGGGCTCACGATCTTCTAG
- a CDS encoding DM13 domain-containing protein, giving the protein MKRKRVLTVVAAGLVVAVAAGLYWFQPWKLWVNETVQEALPVAQTSAQVPESAAPAPKEPAIVATGELISHEHATSGGVRILRAADGSLVLRLENLDTSNGPDLRVLLTDAPVLPGKDGWFVFDDGAQVSAGKLKGNKGSQNYTLPAGTDLARYSSVTIWCDRFDVSFGAAELTKTV; this is encoded by the coding sequence ATGAAACGCAAGCGGGTGCTCACCGTCGTGGCGGCCGGGCTGGTGGTGGCGGTGGCCGCGGGCCTCTACTGGTTCCAGCCGTGGAAGCTCTGGGTGAACGAGACCGTGCAGGAAGCCCTGCCCGTCGCGCAGACCTCGGCCCAGGTCCCCGAAAGTGCCGCCCCCGCGCCGAAAGAGCCCGCGATCGTGGCGACGGGTGAGTTGATCAGCCACGAACACGCGACCAGCGGCGGTGTCCGGATCCTGCGCGCGGCCGACGGATCGCTGGTGCTGCGCCTGGAGAATCTCGACACGAGCAACGGCCCGGATCTGCGGGTCCTGCTCACCGACGCGCCGGTCCTGCCCGGTAAGGACGGCTGGTTCGTGTTCGACGACGGCGCGCAGGTGAGCGCCGGGAAACTCAAGGGCAACAAGGGAAGCCAGAACTACACCCTGCCCGCGGGCACCGATCTGGCGCGCTATTCGAGTGTGACCATCTGGTGCGACCGGTTCGACGTCTCGTTCGGGGCCGCGGAGTTGACCAAAACGGTTTAG
- a CDS encoding glycosyl hydrolase family 18 protein: protein MSRKRWHLIGLFTAVAALAVGLVTVPASAAGGVGATLTKGSDWGSGWEGKYTITNKSGSSLTSWTLEFDLAAGHSIASLWDGSHTVSGQHVTVKNTWNGNVPNGGSVSFGFNVKYSGTYTAPANCKINGGSCDPGGGTPTTSNPPTTTTSNPPTTTTTSNPPTTTTSNPNPGAKKNLGYFVQWGVYGRNYHVKNIHTSGSAAKLTHINYAFGNVTNGSCTANDDTYADYDKFYDAGSSVDGVADTWDAGAIRGNFNQLRKLKKMYPGLKVLWSFGGWTWSGGFGQASKNPTAFAESCYKLIKDPRWADVFDGIDIDWEYPNACGLTCDTSGPAAIKNVAQALRTKFGSSFLVTAAITADASSGGKLDVADYGPASAYFDWYNVMTYDFFGAWAAQGPTAPHSPLTAYPGIPQQGFNSDEAIQKLKNKGVPANKLLLGIGFYGRGWTGVTQDAPGGTATGAAPGTYEAGIEDYKVLKNSCPSTGTIAGTAYAKCGNNWWSYDTPATINSKMGWTKNQGLGGAFFWELSGDTGNGELVTAMRNGLN, encoded by the coding sequence ATGTCAAGAAAAAGATGGCATCTGATCGGTCTGTTCACGGCCGTCGCCGCTTTGGCCGTCGGTCTGGTGACCGTCCCGGCGAGCGCGGCGGGCGGGGTCGGGGCCACGCTGACCAAGGGGTCGGATTGGGGCTCCGGCTGGGAAGGCAAGTACACGATCACCAACAAGTCCGGCTCCAGCCTGACTTCCTGGACCCTCGAGTTCGACCTCGCGGCCGGACACTCGATCGCTTCGCTGTGGGACGGTAGCCACACCGTCTCCGGCCAGCACGTGACGGTCAAGAACACCTGGAACGGCAACGTTCCCAACGGTGGCTCCGTCAGCTTCGGCTTCAACGTCAAGTACTCCGGCACCTACACCGCGCCCGCCAACTGCAAGATCAACGGCGGGTCCTGCGATCCGGGTGGCGGCACCCCGACGACGAGCAACCCGCCGACCACGACCACGTCGAACCCCCCGACGACGACCACCACGAGCAACCCGCCGACGACAACGACTTCGAACCCGAACCCGGGCGCGAAGAAGAACCTCGGCTACTTCGTGCAGTGGGGCGTCTACGGGCGTAACTACCACGTGAAGAACATTCACACTTCCGGTTCCGCGGCGAAGCTGACGCACATCAACTACGCGTTCGGCAACGTCACCAACGGTTCCTGCACGGCGAACGACGACACCTACGCCGACTACGACAAGTTCTACGACGCCGGGTCCAGTGTGGACGGTGTCGCGGACACGTGGGACGCGGGCGCGATCCGCGGTAACTTCAACCAGCTGCGCAAGCTGAAGAAGATGTACCCGGGCCTGAAGGTGCTGTGGTCGTTCGGTGGCTGGACCTGGTCCGGCGGCTTCGGCCAGGCGTCGAAGAACCCGACCGCTTTCGCGGAATCCTGCTACAAGCTGATCAAGGACCCGCGCTGGGCCGACGTCTTCGACGGCATCGACATCGACTGGGAGTACCCGAACGCCTGCGGTCTCACCTGTGACACCAGCGGCCCCGCCGCCATCAAGAACGTGGCACAGGCGCTGCGGACCAAGTTCGGTTCCTCGTTCCTGGTCACCGCCGCGATCACCGCGGACGCCAGCAGCGGCGGCAAGCTCGACGTCGCCGACTACGGTCCCGCGTCGGCGTACTTCGACTGGTACAACGTCATGACGTACGACTTCTTCGGCGCGTGGGCGGCGCAGGGTCCGACGGCCCCGCACTCCCCGCTGACCGCGTACCCCGGCATCCCGCAGCAGGGCTTCAACTCCGACGAGGCCATCCAGAAGCTCAAGAACAAGGGCGTTCCGGCGAACAAGCTGTTGCTGGGTATCGGTTTCTACGGCCGAGGCTGGACCGGCGTCACGCAGGACGCCCCGGGCGGCACCGCGACCGGCGCGGCACCGGGCACGTACGAAGCGGGCATCGAGGACTACAAGGTCCTGAAGAACTCCTGCCCGTCGACGGGCACTATCGCGGGCACCGCGTACGCGAAGTGCGGCAACAACTGGTGGAGCTACGACACTCCCGCGACCATCAACTCGAAGATGGGCTGGACCAAGAACCAGGGTCTCGGCGGCGCGTTCTTCTGGGAGCTCAGTGGTGACACCGGAAACGGTGAACTGGTCACGGCCATGCGCAATGGCCTGAACTGA
- a CDS encoding chitinase — protein sequence MRRSRSLAFLAVLVLTFAGLTTGGGIANAANLLLNPGFEAGSTSGWSCAAGAAVSTPVRSGGYAVSVTPGSTTGKCAQTVSVKPNTTYAVSAWVNGNPVYLGVTGGPSTWTAATSYTQLSLSFTTSATQTTAEVYVHGWYGSGTFYADDISLDGPGGGTPGAPPAPGNPAVGTVTNSSIALSWGASAGTVTGYRVYEGGNVVATVTGTAATIPGLTACSSHSYSVAAYNSAGESPKSAEAGATTGGCVDTGLPKHALIGYLHASFANGSGYTRMADVPAAWDIVNLAFGEPTSVTSGDIRFTRCPVADCPTVESDADFIAAIRAKQAQGKKVLISIGGQNGQVQLTTTAARDAFVSSVSAIIDRYGLNGLDIDFEGHSLYLNSGDNDFRNPTTPVIVNLISALKTLKAKYGAGFVLTMAPETFFVQTGYQYYGGLGGADNRTGSYLPVIHAMRDALTVLHVQDYNSGPVMGLDNQYHFMGGADFHIAMTDMIKAGFTVSSTGFRFPGLREDQIAFGLPAAVSAGNGHTAPAAVHSALNCLVKNSDCGSYTLRGGASPALRGLMTWSINWDRYYGWEFQNAHEPFLNALP from the coding sequence ATGAGGCGTTCCAGATCCCTGGCTTTTCTGGCCGTTTTGGTGCTCACCTTCGCCGGGCTGACAACGGGCGGAGGCATCGCGAACGCGGCCAACCTGCTCCTCAACCCCGGCTTCGAAGCGGGTTCGACGTCCGGCTGGTCGTGCGCGGCGGGCGCGGCCGTGTCCACGCCGGTCCGTTCGGGCGGTTACGCCGTTTCGGTCACGCCCGGCTCGACGACCGGCAAGTGCGCACAGACGGTGTCCGTCAAGCCGAACACGACCTACGCGGTGTCCGCCTGGGTGAACGGGAACCCGGTGTACCTCGGGGTCACGGGCGGGCCGTCGACCTGGACCGCCGCGACCTCCTACACGCAGCTTTCGCTTTCGTTCACGACTTCGGCCACACAGACGACGGCGGAGGTGTACGTCCACGGCTGGTACGGCTCGGGCACCTTCTACGCGGACGACATCAGCCTCGACGGGCCGGGCGGCGGCACGCCGGGAGCGCCTCCGGCACCGGGGAATCCGGCCGTGGGCACGGTGACGAACTCGTCGATCGCGCTCTCGTGGGGAGCCTCGGCCGGCACGGTGACGGGGTACCGCGTGTACGAAGGCGGGAACGTGGTCGCGACGGTGACCGGGACCGCGGCGACGATCCCGGGACTGACCGCCTGTTCTTCACACAGCTATTCGGTGGCCGCGTACAACAGCGCGGGTGAATCGCCGAAGAGCGCGGAGGCGGGCGCCACGACCGGCGGTTGCGTCGACACCGGCCTGCCGAAGCACGCCCTGATCGGCTACCTGCACGCGAGTTTCGCCAACGGGTCCGGTTACACGCGGATGGCCGACGTCCCGGCGGCTTGGGACATCGTCAACCTCGCCTTCGGTGAGCCGACTTCGGTGACGTCGGGCGACATCCGGTTCACGCGCTGCCCGGTGGCGGACTGCCCGACCGTGGAAAGCGACGCGGACTTCATCGCCGCGATCCGCGCGAAGCAGGCGCAGGGCAAGAAGGTCCTGATCTCCATCGGCGGTCAGAACGGCCAGGTCCAGCTCACCACGACCGCCGCGCGCGACGCCTTCGTCAGTTCGGTCTCCGCGATCATCGACCGCTACGGTCTGAACGGGCTCGACATCGACTTCGAGGGACACTCGCTGTACCTCAACTCCGGCGACAACGACTTCCGCAACCCAACCACGCCGGTGATCGTCAATCTCATTTCGGCGCTGAAGACACTGAAAGCCAAGTACGGTGCGGGATTCGTGCTGACGATGGCGCCGGAGACGTTCTTCGTGCAGACCGGGTACCAGTACTACGGCGGGCTCGGCGGCGCGGACAACCGGACGGGATCCTACCTGCCGGTCATCCACGCGATGCGGGACGCGCTGACCGTGCTGCACGTCCAGGACTACAACTCCGGACCGGTGATGGGCCTGGACAACCAGTACCACTTCATGGGCGGCGCGGATTTCCACATCGCGATGACCGACATGATCAAGGCGGGATTCACGGTGTCCTCGACCGGCTTCCGGTTCCCGGGGCTGCGTGAGGACCAGATCGCGTTCGGCCTCCCGGCCGCGGTGAGCGCGGGCAACGGGCACACCGCGCCCGCCGCGGTGCATTCGGCGCTGAACTGCCTGGTGAAGAACTCCGACTGCGGGTCTTACACGTTGCGCGGCGGTGCTTCGCCCGCGCTGCGCGGGCTGATGACGTGGTCGATCAACTGGGACCGGTACTACGGCTGGGAGTTCCAGAACGCTCACGAGCCGTTCCTGAACGCCCTGCCCTGA